A portion of the Flavobacterium limnophilum genome contains these proteins:
- a CDS encoding DUF3408 domain-containing protein produces the protein MEKENKKKSTPEINEELMMNLMVDGVKKDGLQLPLKQIEEQVEEAIKPTELPSAKSVIKEKSRKRTSEMEYESIFFKRPDTNARDGKTAYIRPDFHEKLSRIVQVIGEDKITIYAYLDNLLSYHFQEFGEQITKSFNDKYKPIL, from the coding sequence ATGGAGAAAGAGAACAAAAAAAAATCTACTCCAGAAATTAATGAGGAGTTGATGATGAACCTGATGGTCGATGGAGTGAAAAAGGATGGTTTACAGCTTCCTCTAAAACAGATCGAAGAACAAGTTGAGGAAGCTATTAAGCCCACGGAGCTCCCAAGTGCAAAATCTGTGATTAAAGAAAAAAGCAGAAAAAGGACAAGCGAAATGGAGTACGAAAGTATTTTTTTCAAAAGACCCGATACCAATGCACGTGATGGAAAAACAGCCTATATCCGACCTGATTTTCACGAAAAACTATCCCGAATTGTTCAAGTGATAGGCGAAGATAAAATAACTATTTATGCTTATTTAGATAATTTGTTGAGCTACCATTTTCAAGAATTTGGAGAACAAATAACCAAGAGTTTTAATGATAAATACAAACCTATTTTATAA
- a CDS encoding ParA family protein, whose translation MNSKNKTVFIAFSSQKGGVGKSTFTTLVASTLHYRLGYNVAVFDADFPQHSLMKMKSRDLAMVMENEHLKRLAYKQFTTINKKAYPIMQHKAESVLEAAQEFLNASSATVDVVFFDLPGTVNTPGILKALAGMHHIFTPITADRLVMESTLIFTQLLQDVIMKKGETSIETINLFWNQVDGRESTPLYEIYNKLIEQLGLSLMESQIKNSTRFRKEGEENSKTTFRSTVMPPDERLMKACHLDQFIKEFLKIIQS comes from the coding sequence ATGAATTCAAAAAACAAAACAGTATTTATCGCTTTTTCTTCCCAAAAAGGCGGTGTCGGAAAAAGTACTTTTACAACATTGGTTGCAAGCACCTTGCACTATAGATTGGGCTATAATGTCGCAGTATTTGATGCCGATTTTCCACAACATAGTTTGATGAAAATGAAATCCCGTGATTTGGCAATGGTAATGGAAAATGAGCATTTGAAAAGGTTGGCGTACAAACAATTTACCACCATCAACAAAAAAGCTTATCCGATTATGCAACACAAAGCCGAAAGTGTATTGGAAGCAGCTCAGGAATTTTTAAATGCTTCTTCAGCAACTGTTGATGTAGTATTCTTTGATCTCCCTGGAACGGTAAACACTCCTGGTATTTTGAAAGCACTGGCCGGAATGCATCATATTTTTACGCCCATTACTGCTGACCGTCTGGTAATGGAAAGTACACTGATTTTTACACAGCTTCTACAGGATGTGATTATGAAAAAAGGGGAAACTTCCATTGAAACCATTAATCTGTTTTGGAATCAGGTGGATGGAAGGGAAAGTACACCTTTATATGAGATTTATAACAAGCTCATTGAGCAATTGGGATTAAGTCTTATGGAAAGCCAAATCAAGAACAGCACCCGTTTTCGAAAAGAAGGTGAAGAGAATAGCAAAACCACATTTCGTTCTACTGTAATGCCTCCCGATGAACGCTTAATGAAAGCTTGCCATTTAGACCAGTTTATAAAGGAATTTTTAAAGATCATTCAATCATAG
- a CDS encoding conjugal transfer protein TraD: protein MEIVIVICLLIVIALLVEDKIVIRKKKVQIPTQKKSNPNLPDIMGQPKPMRSLSVPKSATESPNKKQEQETDNFGFEIDDEDVDIQIPQEELDEVFGNAPDLEEEEEEWNRYGISGGDNGFAQGVTFEELSSVGMLLQKEKLEPFQKETAVAIVQKIQGTELFSLLESSMESASRKIAELLDGSLSFETDAGSSSLRKNDLENFDIGEFV from the coding sequence ATGGAAATAGTAATAGTTATATGTCTGTTGATTGTTATTGCGCTATTGGTGGAGGATAAGATTGTTATCAGGAAAAAGAAGGTGCAAATCCCAACCCAGAAAAAATCCAATCCGAATCTACCCGATATTATGGGGCAGCCCAAACCAATGAGAAGTCTTTCAGTGCCAAAAAGTGCCACTGAAAGCCCAAATAAAAAGCAGGAACAGGAAACAGATAATTTTGGTTTTGAAATCGACGATGAAGATGTTGACATACAAATTCCGCAGGAAGAACTGGATGAAGTTTTTGGAAATGCACCTGATTTGGAGGAAGAGGAAGAAGAATGGAACAGGTATGGAATATCCGGTGGGGATAACGGTTTTGCCCAAGGGGTTACCTTTGAAGAACTAAGCTCCGTGGGGATGCTGCTACAAAAAGAAAAATTGGAGCCATTTCAAAAGGAAACAGCAGTTGCTATAGTTCAGAAAATACAAGGAACCGAATTATTTAGCCTATTGGAAAGTTCCATGGAAAGTGCGTCCCGTAAAATAGCCGAGCTGTTGGACGGGAGCCTTTCTTTTGAAACGGATGCTGGTTCTTCCAGTTTGCGGAAAAATGATTTGGAGAATTTTGATATTGGGGAGTTTGTGTAG